The Juglans regia cultivar Chandler chromosome 11, Walnut 2.0, whole genome shotgun sequence genome contains the following window.
ATTGTATTAAACGGGGATGATTTTCATGAATTCTTATCCTTAGTtcatcgctcttagaatgtatttaggtgttctattgtatacttcctgtgtacttggtacatgtctatttcattcacatcaataaagtttatctcttacttatcaaataaataaataaataacaaactaattgtttttttttttttttgatagatagATAATAACATACTAATTGTGACTCCAGCTAAAATGTGTTTGAACtataatataagaataagaCATACTTTGTGTGCGTACACAAATACACTCCGTATGACAAATGAAAATAAAGGTATTTTCCTGAAGGATTTGATGGGATGGAGACCTGTAGCCTGCCTGTCTAGGATGTTATATACACGCACACAGAAAAATGTGTGTATGTGCATATGAATTGCATTAGTGATACCTTATTGTGAACattcattaataatttagtGATCGAgcttttcccatttttttaataaaagaggatgataccccaattttatttatctacCCTCACTTTTTGGCAGAGGTAAACCGTatacaagaaaaccaaaaacaaaaccgTTGCAAAACATTACCCTATATGAACTAAAGACAAAGCAGTAAGACCATCAAATAAAGTGTAACTAGTTAAGAGAAGTTATATCAATGTTGGAATTGGAGCAAACCATTCTTATCGATGTAATGGAAGCTGAGAAACAGACTAAAAAAAACCATCAATACCCATTGCACCAAGATTGGCAAAACCATCAGAAAGAGAGTTGCCTTCGTGGAAGGTATGAGCAATCTCAACATGTAGAGCTTGATTCAAGAGAAGAATGTCTTCCCATAGTTCAAAATATGACCAAGTTTTTGCGTTGTTGAATCCATTTAACAACGATTAATGAATCTTTTTCAACAACAAGATCATATATTTGCAACTGATAACATATCAATAAACCAATTCTCAAAGCCGATGTCTCAGCGAAAATATTAGTACCGTGGCCCAACTTATGAGAGAATCCAAAAATGAAACTGCCATTGTGAGATCATAAGACTCCCCCACAACTAGCAGTATCGGGATTCCCTTTTGATGCTCCATCAATGTTAAGTTTAAAGCGACCAAAAGGAGGATTCCATTTGACATGAAACGGTTTGGGCATTTTAACTGGATGCTGCTGAATCTGTATGGAGGAAACTGTAGCTGCATCTGTTGTTGGCATAACAGTAATAGGATTTAGGAAAGGGTTCAATTCCCATAGCCAACGGTGGACTTTGAAACAAACATATCTAATAGACCTAGCAGCACCTTCAAATCTAGAGGAGTTCCTGGCTAACCAAAGCTCCCATATGATCAAAGCAGGAATTAACTGAGCTAAAAATTGTAAATGATTAGCTCCTTTAAAATAAATCCACCAAGAAGAGAATTTACCTTTGCTATAGGAGGAAATAGAAAATACCCTGAGCAGATTAGAGAAGTAAGACCATACACCTTTAGCAAGTTGGCCATCATGGATGAGCAGCAGTTTCAGTCCCCCCACCCTCACAGCAGTCACATTTTGATACCAAAGGAATGGCAACACTCTGAATATTGGAATCTAAAGCCACCCCATTGTGCGGCTTGTGCCAACTTCCAAAGAAAGATGCTGATTTTCAGAGGCAAGTATGAATTCCAAATAGAACTAGACCAAGAAAAGGGAGGATAATGTTGTGTCAATAGCTCCCATGCAGATTTAGAGGTAAACTCCCCCATTCGTAGTATGTTTCCAACCTGAGAAAGAACATAGGTCTTTAATTTGTAACTCGGGAGAAGTTAGAAGAAAGTTTCTGCTCTATAAAGACCCATTGCCATCCCAGTTTTCAGACCAGAAATTGAGTGAACCTTCCCTAATCCTCCATTGACTTTCCTTACGGATGATTAGATGGAACTTGCATATAGATTTCCAAATGGGGGAGAGCTAAAGCTTTTGGTAAAACTGTCTATAATGAGGGTTTATTATGCAAGTATTTTTTATGTATGAACATCGACCAAGGAGAATCAAAGCTCACTACCCTCCAAGCCATCTTACCCTGCAGGGCTCGCAAAGTGTCATATAAGCTCCGTATCCCCAGCCCTCCTTCTGAAATTGGTGTACAAATTTTATGCCAGGCTATACATTTTCTCCTACCATGGCCTTCAAAATCCGCCCAtaagaaattcaagaaagttTTGTGAAGTGGATCAATGATCTTTTTGGAGGAGACAATACAGATAAAGCATGGATAGGGATGGAGGTTAAAACAGATTGTATAGGGTGAGTTAACCACCTGCTGACAGTAAATGACCGTTCCAACCagcttcctttttctttactttaGCAATGCTAGGTTCAAAacaagaagagttgattttaccGTAAGTTAGAGGAGCTCCCAAATATGTGGTTGGAAAAGAACCCTCAGCAAAGGAAGTTACAGCTGCTACAATTTGCCTCCTTGCCCTTAACATGGATTAGTTCTCTAAAAAAGTTCTCTTTTGTGGATTGATCTTCTGACCTAATCTGCTTCATAGGCTGTAATAAAAGCCATTAAGAACGATAGACTCCTCTTTGATCCATTTGTAAACAAAAGTAAGTCATCTGCAGAAAGAATACGAGAGATTTTAGGGCAGCCACAAGGGACTGAAAATGGCGTGACAGCAGCTGATTGATCAAGCTTTCCCATGCGTAGAAATAGCAAAGTGAATTTCAAGGCAGCAAGCTACCTGCTTTGAAACCCTTGATTATATTTAAGTAATCAGTGCTATCAGCTTTACTTTTTGGAGTCTTTGTATATCACaccaaggtttttttttttttaatatcttaatTTCCTGTTCTAACAACCCCTTGTACCTGCAATGTGTTTATTTCAGGATGAGCTTTATGATCTTATAATGCAAACAAGTAAGGAATGTATGAAGCTTTGCAAACCTGGTGCTACCATACGGCAAATACACAATTATTCTGTATGATCTTGAATCTGAATTGTATTTTCCTGACCAGTATTCCTTGCACCATCTGTCTTTTGAAAAGAATAACATTTCATCTACAACtacaataacttttttttacgTATCTACGATAACTTATTTGACTAACTTTATCACATTATTTGTCATGAAGGCGCCTTATtgtgtgttatattttgatatttataaaaattttacctATAAACTATTATCCAGTTGATGCAAAATATTATCAGGATGATGATTATAGTCATCACTATATTTCATTGGCAAGGGAATTTCCTGTTGGAACTTCTTTTTGTGGCAGTATGGATTTTCCATTTCAGTTGCTTGAATTAGCTCTATAGTCTTGTCTTTTATCTACTGACTGCTTGAAGTCATGTTAAATTGTAATGATGTAATCCTTGAAGAACTGCATGCTTGCATAGGTCGAAATGCTGCGCAAAGGACTCAAGGAGATTGGAATTTTGAAAGATGAAGGAAGCAGATCCTACCATCAGCTGAACCCAACTTCTATAGGTTCCTCTATGTATCTCTTcacagaatctctctctctctctctctctctctctctctcccccccccctttttcttttaacattttgGCAACTCTTTTTCACGAAAAGGTGTAGACATAGACTTAGCAGTATGATTTCTCAGTTGATGCTCAATCCATTGTATTCCAAATCTGCTagtttctcaaatttaaaaattggttACTTAAGAAGATAATTTGTACTAAATTGCAtatgtaattaatttgttgTCCAGGTCATTATCTGGGAATGGATGTCCATGATTGTTCTAAGATCAACTACTGCCGACCTTTGAAGCCAGGTGTTGTAAGTTGCCTCCCTGTTGAACAGTTGACTTTCTCTGTGCTGAAACGGTGAATCGGTGATACCTTAATGTTAGCACATCTTTTTTGTGGGGGTGtaaatttagatattaaaattttctgCTTGGTAAACAAAGATTTTGCTAGCATTGTTGCCAAGAAGGATTATTGTCTCTTTTTTCCCCCAGCTACTTACTGGGACTTTACACCCTTGcacaatttgtttttcttcatttcagcAGTCAAACCAATATCAAGTTATAGGTTTCAGCAACCCTCCCTTTCCTGGGGTGCATTTCCCTttggaaaaatgagaaatcCAATGAAATTATGTATGCCTCTTGTGATATTTGATAACACGTGATACAAAAGCCATTAAATCAGATATATTATGGCACAAAAGTGAATATTTTCCTCCATGTATATGATAAGTAGCTGAATGCAAGTGTGCTGGAATTTTTTCTGTGGCTACTTGTATTTCTGTTGCATAACTactttgatttgtttattacAATGTGTTTTTTGGCTTTGGGTAGGTGATAACAATTGAACCCGGAATCTACATCCCATCTTTTTTCGATGGTCCAGAGAGGTACTTCTTGAACTTCattatatagttatgttttacTTGGTCTTCGTACCTATTGACACCTCTTATGAGCTTGATTTTTAGGACAGTTTATGCCTGTTGCCTTGCTTGCTCAATCAGTGCAAATTCAAGGGGTTTTACCCACCCGTTTCAGTTCCCACAGAATTTTCTTTATGAAAGAAACTAACTGCTTGAacattttatgtttcttttcctcttttcccCTCTAGTGACGTGCAGTGGCATGCCCCTATCGTAAATCGAGTGGGGAGGTCCTGATACAGGAGTAACCGCTTTAATTTCTCAACCTTTTTACTTATTAACGCATTAGCAATTGAATTTTAATTCCCTCATTATTTGGAATCTTGGGAATTAGATAGCTTGCCACTTGCTTTTTACATTTCTCAATATCATTCGTGATTTATGTCATCATTGCCAATTAGTTGCTTTTACTGTCATTGCAGTTAGCTCCCCATCTTTTTCGCTACGTGGTATACTTAATATCCAATTCTGTTCCTGAATATTAGATCTGTGACTTCATTAGATACCTCTGCCCGGAAAGTGATAGCACTAAACCATTTGTTTCTAGCTTCTTGGCATCAAATGTTCTGATAAACTATGCTGACTGAGAATGTCTAATGCAGCTATCGAGGCATTGGGATAAGGATTGAGGATGAGGTCCTTATTACAGAGACTGGCTATGAGGTATaagtcagattttttttttctttttttgatgaataagaaaaaatttattaagaCTAGTAACAAGGCAAAAGCCAAgactagaaaaattttattaagttaGATTTAAATTCGTGTTAACTTTTGTTATTTACTTCCTCCTTGAtgatatttgttattttcagtCCTTCTGagccttataattttttttcaaaagtaaaatataaagattctTTATTCATCGCAGTTGCATCGTCGACTGTTTTATACTAAACTACTGCCTTGATGGTTGTTATAGCATATATTATGTAATACCTTGATAATtggataaaattaattagaataacaGAAAAGTGGCAGTTGTTGTAACGACTAATCATTAATGAGAACATCATTTTCCTGGCATTTTACTATATTAGTTGTAGCTTGATCGAGTTGATAAGCAATGTATGGATCTCACTATAATGTTGGTGGGACATTTTTGGCTTGgccttttctctttcattagTCTTTTGATGTGCCTCCTATGTATCTTTGTCTACATTAAAGAAGATCACATTGATCATTGGCTGATGATCAGCTTTAGTGTAAATATTGGACAAATACCCTGTATTTTGGcccattttcaagaaatttccTAGATTCCTAATTTTATCAATCAACTTCCTGTGCTTCCTCTGATTTTCAATTCAGATCCGTTCTCCCTTTTCCCCACCAAATCAAGACTTGTTTTTAAACACATTGAATCATTGCTGAACAATTGTGTTTGTATCAGGTCCTTACCGCATCAATGCCGAAAGAAGTTAAACACATCGAATCATTGCTGAACAACTTCTGTCATGGATTGGGGATAGAGAACCATAACAACCTCAGAGCTGCATCCAGTCGATAATCATGTTGTTAATTCAAGAGCCAAGAATGTCATTGACCGGCAGAGGAAATCGATGTTAACGTTTTTTCCGACGAATTGGTTTCATTTGGAAAGCTAGGTGGGGTGACAGATTATCCTCATCGAGATTTTCCTTGACAAATTATGCATCAATTGGGTTTAACATGTAGTCTTATTCTTGTGTAACAAATTTTCAAGCTATTTTACCCATTAACGCTTTGATTCAtcatagatgaaaaaaaaaggggtatGGTACAATGTCAGTCCTTTATTTTCTCCATCCAGAGAGCCTGTATATTTTCTTACATTTATCCATTCTAGGTACAAGTAGTAAGAATTTTTGTGGCAAGAGAGAAAACATCCCTACAATCTTGTTTTCATGTTGTTCATATTTTTTAGCTCTTTCACATCCATTCGTGTTTCTTGGATTCTTATAAAGCATGCTCCACAACAATCTAATATTGGATTGCgtcttaaaatcactttaagtggtttggatagagagatgcctccatctcattttatcttatatcatctcaatattcaaacactataaaaacaaacaattttcaatttcaaatcttcaattttatttatctaatcattacctaatcattataacttttctaaactttcaaacaaacattattttttccGAACCGGACTGGACCAAACATCCATAGGGACGGGACTTGACCGATAGCTACTGGTCTggcttaattattttattatttttttcatcttttttctttcaagtaaattaataaaaataattatttaaattactaaattaaaattaagtgaattactaatgtggattatataactaactcattaaaaaaaatattttactagaattatatttatgatgttgatagttattacctactaacttagactttactctttagtatgcataattattaaaaatatcatacattttatatatggttaatgaatatcaaataatttcattgtagatagattattcatgcttgcttgcaacttatgtattaaaaagaattacctaattattttattttaattaagtgtaaatagtagagtatgtatgaatgtatgatgtattaattatttacatataatgacataaattaaaattatcacatgatttatgatttattattaattgatagcatatattattttatattttatatggtcaatgataataaattagataaaaattacatcattgaCTTacataattactatataaaaataatatattaaattattaaaaaatatatagaggttcggtccagtccgatccAAAATTTGTAGACCCTGGGATCGGACTGAATGTCGGTCCACATATTTTGGGACCGAGACTGACAGGTCCAGAATTCAATCCGATCAGGTTGGTTTTGCCAGTCCGAACCGAATTACTTACAGCCCTAGTTGCAATTACCATGAGtgctcttaattttttttttttttttttttacaatcaattttttccttttctggacatctcttaaacttgtctaatcttgtAGGGGAAGAACACACATATCTAACCGCATTTTTAATCATTGTAATGGCATCATCACACTCCTTAAGAGCCTCATTTACGAcaagattcagaatatgagcacaacatctcatttGCATATACTTTCCCTTCAACATattctctataaaaaaatgtctTAAATATGCAATTATAGTATCATTTGAGCTAGCATTATCAACAGtaacaataaaacatcttatcaATACTCCAATGAAGGAGGCAcgatttaatatatttttcaatggtATCCCCTCGATGATTtgagattaaacaaaaattaatgattttcttttgtaatttccAATTACTATCAATGAAATGGGCAATTAGatacatataattaagattttgtactGATGTCCACGTATCGGTAGTTAATGAAATCCTCATTCCCCAtctttaaataactttttaagtttgACTTTTTTAGAtgcaaataatttcataaaatcaggACACTCAGTATTCTTCCAATGATTTTGAGATTCGATCAAATTTAACCAATGAAATGAAcatgcaaattgaaaaaaaaaaaacatgtagtTTCAGGGtgcaaaacaaaattattccaaaaaaaaaaaaaaaaggttgctgTTGTTTCAAATTAACGGAATTAAATATCAGCCATCAAATGGCTTGAGTGACTCAAGTTGCGAATTAGGCACCGACTCTCTTGGCCCATAAATAATGATGATCTACTACTCTCcatcatatatttttcttttcacggCAGATATTTGGAGggacatataataattattagatggcCCCcgaaatatatgtaatatttctTACCCATCACATCCcattataataaaattgtttgtgtaagcaataatttttaaaaataattatatacgAAGGCTTTTACAtcacatataatttatataacataatttaatttaaaagataaattttaaattttaaattttataaattaaattatttcatgtgAATAACGTATGATGTAAAAATGTTCAAATAAcactatttaatttttaaagacaTGTCACCATACTACATGTCTTATTACCATTCGTGACAGATATTTGGAGGGACATACAAATATTATTACATGCCatggtaataaaattattcgtGTAAAGCACTAATTTTAAAGGGTCGTGCTGTGTCCCGACAAATTCTCTGctaaatgcctttttttttttttttgtacatttattttatatctttaaatattaaaataaattgtgtcCAAACCCATTATCTATTAAAAGACAGTTAagatctcatttatttttatagatgagataaaattaatttagataaaaattgaaaaataaaataaaatattattaaaaaaatatttttttattttaatatttaaaaaaattaaattatttattttattttatatagaattttaaaaaaattataataattaaataagatacgATAAGAAAACAAACAACCTAAGAGTACCAAGTATTAGGGTTGTACACCGATGGGTTCAGCGTCGATCTTGGCACAAAATCGAGACACCACTGACATCTGTCATGGGTCTATTGAACCGGTCGAAACCGTGGGTTTGGAAAGAGAAAACCGATCATATCGATCTCGACGTGCATCAGTGTGATGTTTGGTCCACCGTCGAATTTcttctgtgaaggaggaggatttgaggaagaaagaagaagcgtcGCGTCGTTGTCTGTcatgaaagaagaagagagttgcagagaggaagaagacgatgtagggaggaagaagaagaggggggattattaatttattctgAAACGGAGcctttctattatattttttttttactttcaggCTCTAAAACGATACCgtttcactcatttaagtgaaacaacactattttatatacatatattaaaaaatatatataaatagaccgGATCGACTGGTTCAACGATTTTCCAAGAGTTCAAATCGGCACTGAACTTTTGATATCAATTTTCCTTTAATTCCTCACGATTGCCGACCGGTTCTTTGTCGATTCTAGCCAGTTCTGTGCTTCGATGGTCGGTCTGATTGGTTTATGGTCGGTTTTGGCAGTTCCTGTACACCCCACCAAGTGTCCGTCCTCCAAAGCTCCTTATTGAAACGGTAACCGAACCGAGTAGCGTGCGCTCTCAACTTATTACCATTTAAGGCTGCTTTGCCCATGAAACAACCCTTTGCTGACACCTCATTCCAAAAGGTTAGAAGAACAATATCAACAAGGAGAAAGAAACGAAAACAAACAGCCAGAAATTAAAGTTTCATGGGCTGCTTTTGTCTTGacacaatttttatttcaacattcctcctcttcttttcttccacgCAAATGGCACTTTCAAAGTTCAGACCTTGTAACCTCTCTCCTTTTTGGATTTCTTGTCAAAGGGCAAAAGCCGAAACTTCAGAACGGCTTTTTCACCAAAAGTgcgttcaaaagaaaaagaacataaaacTTATCCGCTTCCtctcaataaagagaaaatatatttataacagtatattatgtaataattatttaacaaaaaaattaataaatttttttaataataaactgaAAAAATGATTACTTTACGCGATTACAATCTGCTCTTTTACATCTTCTCTGTATTTACAGCTTATAATCTGCTGCAGCCATTTTGCTTGACAGGCTGAATGCATGTCTTAATTGAAACTTTGTTACCAGAACCAGATCTAAACATTTCTGATTATTTAGATTTAAAAGTAGGTATTTTTCaccaaaaaacatttaaaaatagtCGAGTGATTTTTATTCAAAGAGTGGGATTAGCTTTTATCCTTCAATTGGAGTCTGCTTGCAATCCAAATCATGGTATACATGGCTGATGGCTTTCTGAACTTCTTCAAGCTATACAAATATGCAATATCTATGATCAAACCCAGAAAACTATATGAAATTCTGAtagaactttattttataattagtaaCACTTGTAAAAAAGGATAACAAAGCATCACAACATTACCGAGATAGAAATTAAGAACCTACAATAGAcgccttaatttttttttttttgggggatcTCTAAAAGAACTCCTAAAAATCAGACCTCTCTCACTTCCACAGCTTCTTTCACATGCACTTCCTTGTTTTCCTTCACTTCCTTGACTTCCTCCTCAACTTCAAAAGCCGAGACAGGGTATGACCTGAAGAGTCCTGCGGGAGTCTTGAAAGTGATCTTCCCAGTGGGAGGATCATCCACACAGATCTCATTGAGTGTGATCCAGACAAAGAGCTCCTTGGCTTTGACTCCACTAAGCCTCTTGATCTTGTTTTGCTCAACATATGCTGTGACTTCAGTGCCATAGGAAACAAGCTTCCCAATCTGTTCAAATTTGTGGCTTCTGCTCTTTTTCTGCTTCAGCCACACAAAGCCAGTCTCTTTGTCATACCCACATTCCTCAATGTCTTGCAATGGCAGCAACCCATTTGGTAACCCAACTTCCTTGAGCAAAAGCTGCGATTTTTCTTTACAAAGCTCGTCTCCATGGTAGACCTCTGCCTTGGCCTTGACTTCCTCTGAGACCAGAGACATCTTTTATAGTTTTTGCTATGGCTTTTTCTAGGGCGTTCTTCGCTGTTTCAAGTTCAAGGAT
Protein-coding sequences here:
- the LOC108987915 gene encoding uncharacterized protein LOC108987915, translated to MSLVSEEVKAKAEVYHGDELCKEKSQLLLKEVGLPNGLLPLQDIEECGYDKETGFVWLKQKKSRSHKFEQIGKLVSYGTEVTAYVEQNKIKRLSGVKAKELFVWITLNEICVDDPPTGKITFKTPAGLFRSYPVSAFEVEEEVKEVKENKEVHVKEAVEVREV